A segment of the Nitrospinota bacterium genome:
AATAGCTCTTTCACCTCCTCATTTAATTTATCTTCGACCAATAAGTCATCAGTTATTATCTGAGCTATTTTCCCTTCTATCTTTTCTGTTTCTATCTCTGTCTCAATCATCTTTCTTTTTACCAATGATTCCACTATCCTTTTGGAGATATATTCTATCATTTCCTTTCTTAAACGCATAATGATTACTCCTATCTCTTTATCAACTTTTTTATATGCTCTATTTTTTGAGAAGCAATGGCTCCTTGCTCCTTTCCCTTAAACTTCTCTGCAATATCCTTGTAAAGAACGATGGCTTCTCTATAACTTTCTAGCTTCTCATAAATCTCACCTGCTTTAAATCTTGCTGTTACACCCCACATGCCTTCATGCTTATAAGAATAGGCAACTTTGAGATACTCCTTGAT
Coding sequences within it:
- a CDS encoding DUF507 family protein — encoded protein: MRLRKEMIEYISKRIVESLVKRKMIETEIETEKIEGKIAQIITDDLLVEDKLNEEVKELLRKHIDDVYKGDIDYSKMFNMIKNKLAKERGLIL